The following coding sequences lie in one Pelodiscus sinensis isolate JC-2024 unplaced genomic scaffold, ASM4963464v1 ctg110, whole genome shotgun sequence genomic window:
- the LOC142823889 gene encoding uncharacterized protein LOC142823889, translating to MAEESRPSKEAAAWPRALELGCGPFSRGVAGSNAGHAVLKADLLPRMEAGEHAALGVQLVSGGLERPPDPCAGYGFFRPEGLFRVEQWEERYVGAQQKLAEDKPHGSACGAAHGGVSTTEQGQDAESFAQDLGLCPVACDGPDGPFPSRQPTPKGQQTNQTRIKMEESAGFSKCSDAAVRQLGAGPFQCAECGKRFRQKQSLVTHERIHTGEKPYRCPDCGKAFSQKPNLLTHRRIHTGERPFACPQCGKRFSQKANLIAHQRTHAGERPQPWGGPGGKPQSPTHQAEHEEKRPFVCPECGKSFTQKPNLVTHYRTHTGERPFSCAQCGKSFNQKTNLVTHYRTHTGERPYACPQCGKRFTQKTNLVTHQSTHTDVRPYPCGACHKCFKDKVSLKAHQRTHGLGQARPCGNAEPIPLQGSPALPPQPAGAERDSQPAASPPALAHKLRGSQAPCMCPDCGSSLPQKQHAPLHPQSPAVEQPFLCVQCGESCPQKHARDRPCESAQCGRGLSLNQHLLRHLEPCLGPGGAAPTAPGAERPFICNQCGSSFGFWPALVAHQSSHGGWQPYPPPERGKGARPQPAPPDAQAGDRAWPCPECGQSFSQHSQLSTHWESHWGERPHRCDVCGKSFGLKANLLTHQRLHTGERPFACSQCGRRFNQKGNLVTHFRTHTGERPFACPQCGKSFSQKPNLLAHQKTHAGRRPFACAQCPKRFKGKVSLKIHQRVHGGERPPARPQSVDPLEAQPGKRCCSHAPCGKPFREPLALPLCQGGPGGERPYACPECGKCFRQKVTLVTHLRTHTGERPFQCSQCGRSFSQKPNLLTHQRTHTGERPFACTVCGKGFSWKPNLVTHYRTHTGERPYACADCGKAFSQKPNLLTHRRTHSQQRALPAAPLDAPSPGAPEATSPACACAWPAEGTSAPAAPAPGSS from the exons ATGGCCGAAGAGTCGCGCCCGTCCAAGGAGGCGGCTGCGTGGCCCCGCGcgctggagctgggctgcgggCCCTTCTCTCGCGGCGTTGCTGGCTCAAACGCAG GCCACGCCGTGCTCAAAGCCGATCTCCTGCCCCGGATGGAAGCAGGGGAGCATGCCGCCCTTGGGGTGCAGCTGGTCTCGGGGGGCTTGGAGCGGCCGCCAGATCCCTGCGCAG GCTACGGCTTTTTCCGGCCCGAGGGGCTCTTCCGGGTTGAGCAGTGGGAGGAGCGATACGTCGGGGCGCAGCAGAAGCTGGCGGAGGACAAGCCCCACGGCAGTGCCTGCGGAG ccgCGCACGGGGGCGTGAGCACCACCGAGCAGGGGCAGGATGCGGAGAGCTTTGCCCAAGACTTGGGGCTGTGCCCTGTGGCCTGCGACGGCCCCGACGGCCCGTTCCCCAGCCGGCAGCCGACGCCCAAGGGCCAGCAGACGAACCAGACCCGGATCAAGATGGAGGAGTCAGCCGGCTTCAGCAAGTGCTCGGATGCGGCCGTGcgccagctgggggcggggcctttcCAGTGCGCCGAGTGCGGGAAGCGCTTCCGCCAGAAGCAGAGCCTCGTCACGCACGAGCGGATCCACACGGGAGAGAAGCCGTACCGCTGCCCCGACTGCGGCAAGGCCTTCAGCCAGAAGCCCAACCTCCTGACGCACCGGCGCATCCACACCGGCGAGCGGCCCTTCGCCTGCCCCCAGTGCGGCAAGCGCTTCAGCCAGAAGGCCAATCTCATCGCCCACCAGCGCACCCACGCCGGGGAGCGGCCGCAGCCGTGGGGCGGGCCTGGGGGCAAGCCCCAGTCCCCCACGCACCAGGCCGAGCACGAGGAGAAGCGCCCGTTCGTCTGCCCCGAGTGCGGGAAGAGCTTCACGCAGAAACCCAACCTGGTGACGCACTACCGGACCCACACGGGCGAGAGGCCCTTCAGCTGCGCCCAGTGCGGCAAGAGCTTCAACCAGAAGACCAACCTGGTGACGCACTACCGGACCCACACCGGGGAGCGGCCCTACGCCTGCCCCCAGTGCGGGAAGCGCTTCACCCAGAAGACCAACCTGGTGACACACCAAAGCACCCACACCGACGTGCGCCCCTACCCGTGCGGGGCCTGTCACAAGTGCTTCAAGGACAAGGTGTCCCTGAAAGCCCACCAGAGAACCCACGGCCTGGGCCAGGCCAGACCCTGTGGCAATGCAGAGCCCATTCCGCTCCAAGgctcccccgccctgccgccgCAGCCTGCGGGCGCAGAGCGCGACAGCCAGCCCGCCGCCAGCCCGCCGGCGCTAGCCCACAAGCTCCGGGGGAGCCAGGCCCCCTGCATGTGCCCCGACTGCGGGAGCagcctgccccagaagcagcacgccccgctgcacccccagagccccgcggtggagcagcccttcctgtgtGTGCAGTGCGGGGAAAGCTGCCCGCAGAAGCACGCCAGGGACAGGCCCTGTGAGAGCGCCCAGTGTGGGAGAGGTCTCAGCCTGAACCAGCATCTCCTCCGGCACCTGGAGCCCTGCCTGGGCCCTGGCGGCGCGGCTCCCACGGCCCCCGGGGCAGAGCGCCCCTTCATCTGCAACCAGTGCGGGAGCAGCTTTGGCTTTTGGCCGGCTCTCGTTGCCCACCAGAGCAGCCACGGGGGGTGGCAGCCGTACCCGCCTCCCGAGCGCGGGAAGGGCGCCCGGCCCCAGCCGGCCCCGCCGGACGCGCAGGCGGGGGACAGGGCCTGGCCGTGCCCGGAGTGTGGGCAGAGCTTCAGCCAGCACAGCCAGCTCAGCACGCACTGGGAGAGCCACTGGGGCGAGCGGCCACACCGGTGCGACGTGTGCGGGAAGAGCTTCGGCTTGAAAGCCAACCTGCTGACGCACCAGCGGCTGCACACGGGCGAGCGGCCCTTCGCCTGCAGCCAGTGCGGGCGCCgcttcaaccagaaagggaacCTGGTGACGCACTTCCGgacccacaccggcgagcggcCCTTCGCCTGCCCCCAGTGCGGCAAGAGCTTCAGCCAGAAGCCCAACCTCCTGGCCCACCAGAAAACCCACGCGGGGCGGCGGCCCTTCGCCTGCGCCCAGTGCCCCAAGCGCTTCAAGGGCAAGGTGTCCCTGAAGATCCACCAGCGGGTCCACGGCGGGGAGAGGCCCCCTGCCAGGCCCCAGAGCGTGGATCCGCTGGAGGCCCAGCCCGGGAAGAGGTGCTGCTCCCACGCCCCCTGCGGGAAGCCGTTCAGGGAGCCCCTCGCTCTGCCGCTCTGCCAGGGCGGGCCCGGCGGGGAGCGGCCCTACGCCTGCCCCGAGTGCGGGAAATGCTTCCGCCAGAAGGTCACGCTGGTCACGCACCTGCGCACCCACACCGGGGAGCGGCCCTTCCAGTGCTCCCAGTGCGGGCGCAGCTTCAGCCAGAAGCCCAACCTCCTGACGCACCagcgcacccacaccggcgagcggcCCTTCGCCTGCACCGTCTGCGGCAAGGGCTTCAGCTGGAAGCCCAACCTGGTGACTCACTACCGCACCCACACCGGGGAGCGGCCCTACGCCTGCGCCGACTGCGGCAAGGCCTTCAGCCAGAAGCCCAACCTCCTGACGCACCGGCGCACCCACTCCCAGCAGAGAGCCCTGCCCGCGGCCCCCCTGGACGCTCCTTCGCCCGGCGCCCCCGAGGCCACCAGCCCCGCCTGCGCCTGCGCCTGGCCTGCAGAGGGCACCTCCGCCCCCGCGGCCCCTGCGCCGGGCAGCTCCTGA